A single genomic interval of Oreochromis aureus strain Israel breed Guangdong linkage group 12, ZZ_aureus, whole genome shotgun sequence harbors:
- the rasl10a gene encoding ras-like protein family member 10A: protein MVETLSIAVIGAPGVGKTSIIRQFIYNDFSEVYTPTRTRYVYRPSVILNGNMYELKILDVPPISSFPSSSSQEWLDLRCRGVRNANAYILVYDICCVESFEYVKMIRQQIVENREGSSSEVPILVVGNKRDLQRQRFMPRRAVSVLVKKTWKCGYVECSAKFNWHVVLLFKELLGIAVARGMRQNHTSIRLQGALQRNRCTIM, encoded by the exons ATGGTGGAGACGCTGAGTATCGCAGTGATCGGTGCTCCCGGAGTGGGGAAAACTTCTATAATCCGCCAGTTCATCTATAACGACTTCTCGGAGGTGTACACGCCGACCAGGACCAGATATGTGTACAGACCCTCCGTCATACTGAACGGGAACATGTACGAGCTGAAGATTTTGGACGTCCCGCCGATCTCCTCTTTTCCATCAAGCTCCAGTCAG GAATGGCTGGATTTGCGCTGCAGAGGTGTTCGTAATGCAAACGCATACATCCTGGTGTATGACATCTGCTGCGTGGAGAGCTTTGAATACGTCAAAATGATCCGACAGCAGATAGTAGAGAACAG GGAAGGTAGCAGCAGCGAGGTGCCAATCCTGGTGGTGGGTAACAAGAGAGATCTGCAGCGTCAGCGCTTCATGCCTCGCAGGGCCGTGTCGGTTCTGGTGAAGAAGACATGGAAGTGCGGTTATGTGGAATGCTCTGCCAAGTTTAACTGGCACGTAGTCCTGCTCTTCAAAGAGCTGCTGGGGATTGCTGTGGCACGGGGGATGCGCCAGAACCACACCTCCATTCGGTTGCAGGGGGCGCTACAGAGGAATCGCTGCACCATCATGTGA